The sequence below is a genomic window from Longimicrobium sp..
CCGGGCTGGACTACCCCGGCGTGGGGCCGGAGCACTCGTACCTCAAGGACGCCGGCCGCGCGCGGTACACCTCCATCACCGACGCCGAGGCGCTGGACGCCTTCGGGCGGCTGGCGCGGCTGGAGGGGATCATCCCCGCGCTGGAGTCGGCGCACGCCATCGCCTACGTGCTGCGCGACGGCGCCCGCTGGAAGGACGCCGGCCCCGTGGTGGTGTGTCTTTCCGGCCGTGGCGACAAGGACGTGGCCCAGGTCGCCGACATGACCGGCGCCCGCTGACCCGGCCGCGCCCCGCCGTACCATCCTCATCTCCGCTCCATGACCGACACCCTGCTCCATCCCGCCCCGTACGCCGCCGCCCCGCACGGGGACGGCGACGCCGCGGTGCGCGCGGATGTTCAGGAAGTGGTGCGCGGCTTCGCCAAGGCGCTGCGCACGCACCTGCTGTACGAGGGCCAGTCGCCCTCGCTGGATCGTTTCGTCGAGTCGCTGCGCGAGCGGATGGGCGGGCTGTGGAACCGGCTTCCGTTCCTGCGCGTGCAGATCGAGGAGCGCGAGATCCTGTGGGAGGGGGCCGCCGCCTACACGGGCGAGGAGCGCGACAACCTGGCCTTCCTGCTGTACCGCGACGGCATCCGCGAGCTGAGTTTTCAGCCGGGGTTCGAGGGCGACGACCTGGACCGCTTCGTGTCGCTGCTGGCCCGGGCCCACCGGCTGCGCGCCGACGAGGAAGACCTGCTCACGCTGCTGTGGGACCACGACTGGGAGTGCCTGCGCTACCGGTACGTGGAGCCGGCGGCCGAGGGGGTGAAGACGCCCGAGGCTTCCGGCCAGACCGCCTCGCGCGCGCCGCGTTCGCCGCGCGAGGACCCTGAGCCCTCCAGGAGCGTTTCGACCGAGGACTTCCAGGAGGCGCTGTACTTCCTGGACGAGGGCGAGATGCGCCGCCTGGAGGCGGAGCTGCATCGCGAGATGGGGCGCGACCTGTGGATCGACGTCCTGAACGCCCTCTTCGACCGGCTGGACGACGGGACGCCGGAGCGCCAGAAGCAGGTGATCGGCATCTGCGGCGACATCCTTCCCACGCTGCTGGGGGCGGCGCGGCTGGGCACGGCGGCGTACATGCTGGCCGAGCTGGTGAAGACCGCCACCGCGGGACGCTTCGGCCCGGCGGTGCTGCGGGCGATGCGGGGCCTGTTCTCGCAGCTGGCCCAGGCGGAAACGGTGGGGGAGCTGGCGCGCATCGTGGAGCAGGAGGGCGAGGCGCTGGACCGCGAGCAGCTGTCCGCGCTGCTGGCGTTCTTTCCCCCCGAGGCGCTGGGCCCCTTGCTGAAGGCGGGCGAGTGCAGCGCGACGCTCGGGTCGCGCGCGGCGCTGCTGGCCGCGGCCGAGCGGCTGGCGTCCGTCACCCCCGCCGCGCTGCGCCCCCTGGCGGCCGACCCGGACCCCGACGTGGCCGCGGGGGCCGCGCGGCTGATCGGGCGGCTGAAGGTGGTGGAGGGCGGGCCCGACCTAGCCGGGCTGCTGGCCCATGCACACGCCCGCGTGCGGCTGGCCGCGGTCGAGGCACTGCAGGAGCTTCGCTCGCCCACGGGGAGCGGCGCGCTGGAAACGGTGCTGGAAGACGCCGACCGCGACGTGCGGGTGGCCGCCGCCCGGGCCCTGGCGGCGCTGCGCTGGGCCCCCGCCCGGGCACGGCTGGAGCAGGTGCTGGACTCGCGGCGGCTGCGCGAATCGGAGCTGACGGAGCGCATCGCCTTCTTCGAGGCGTACGGAGCGCTCGCCGGGGCCGAGTCGGTGGCGCTGCTGGACCGCGTCCTCAACGGCAAGAGCTGGCTGGGCCGGCGCGAGACGGGAGAGATGAGGGCCTGCGCCGCGCTGGGGCTGGGCCGCGTCCGGCACCCGGCCTCCGAAAAGGCGCTGGCCGCCGCCGCTGCGGACGCCGACCCCGTGGTCCGCAGTGCCGTGGGCCGCGCCCTTCGCGCGATCAAGCAGCCATGACGGAGCAGACCCTTTCCGCCGCGCCGCGCGCCTTTCCGGGCGGCGGCGCCTCCCCCGACGAGCGCGGGCTTCAGCGCCGCGGCCGCGACCTCCTGTTCGCCATCGCCGCCGCGCTGCGCTCGCTCCAGCTGTACCCGCTGGAGAACCAGGCGGTGGTCAACTCGCTGGGCGAGCTGGAATCCATCACCCTGGAACTGCTGGGGGTGGAGGAGCACATCACCCTGCGCTTCGTGGGCGACTTCTTCTTCGTCAACGACCTGCGGCTGCGCATCGACCTTCACAGCTACGCCACCTATGGCGCGGTGGGGCGGGCGCTGGCGGGGCACGGCATCGGCGAGGTGGAGGTGGCCGCCGGCGTCACCGCGCCCGAGTGGACGGCGTTCCTGGCCGTGGTGAACACCGCGCCCGGGGGCGACGACCCCTTCGGCGCGTTCCTGGAGCGGCTGGAGCGCACCTCGGTCGTTCACCTGTCGGTGGCGCCCGACCGCGAAAGCGAGCCGGACCCGCGCGACGACGAGGCGCGGCGCATGGCCAAGCGCGCCTACGCGCAGACGGTGGCCGTAGCCCGCGAGGTGATGACGGGGCTGCGGATGGGGCGCGGGGTGAGCCTTCGCCCCGTGAAGCGCGCCGTGCAGTCCATCGTGGACCAGGTGCTGAGCAACGAGGCCAGCATCATGGGCCTCACCAGCCTGCGCGACTACGACGAGTACACCTTCACCCACTCGGTGAACGTGTGCATCTTTTCCGTCGCGCTGGGCAAGAAGCTGGGCTTCCACAAGAGCCAGCTGTACGAGCTGGGGCTGGGCGCGCTCCTCCACGACGTGGGCAAGGTGCGCATGCCGGTGGACCTGATCAACAAGGCCGGGCCGCTGACCGAAGCCGAGTTCGGCGTGCTCAAGGAGCACCCGGCCGAGGGGCTGCTGCAGCTGTTCGACATGCGCGGCCTGGCCGAGCTCCCCCTGCGCGCCATGCTGATGGCGTACGAGCACCACATGAAGGTGGACCAGACCGGCTACCCGCGCTCCATCCGCCCGCGCAACCCCACGGTGTTCAGCCGCATCGTGGCCATCGCCGACGGCTTCGACGCGGCCACCACCAAGCGCAGCTACCAGGCCCAGCCGTGGCCGCCGGAAAAGGTGCTGCAGGAGATGCGCGACAACCCGGAGCGAGGCTTCGACCCGCTGCTGGTCAAGGCGTTCATCAGCATGACGGGCATCTACCCCGTGGGCAGCGCCGTCATCCTCGACTCCTTCGAGCTGGCGCTGGTCACGGCCCGCAATCCCCGGCCCGAGGCGCTTCACCAGCCCATCGTGCAGGTGGTGTTCGACGGGTTCGGGGTGCGGGTGGATCCGCCCCTCACGTACGACCTTTCCGAGCTGGACCCCGCGACGGGCAAGCCGCTGCGCACCATCATCAAGACCACCGACCCGGAGCGGTACGGAATCCATGCCGGCGACTTCTTCGTCTGATCGTTCGCTTTCCCGCGCGTTTTCCGCCGCCCGCGCGGAGGGACGCGCCGCCCTGATCCCCTACGTCACCGCCGGACACCCGCGGAAGCACGACACCGCCGCCATCCTGGACGGCCTGGCCGACGCCGGCGCCGACATCATCGAGCTGGGCGTGCCGTTCAGCGACCCGCTGGCCGACGGGCCCACCATCCAGCGCTCGTCGTTCGAGGCCATCGAGCAGGGGGTGGGGCTCCCCTGGGTGGTGGAGACGCTGGCCGCCTTCCGCGCCCGCCGCGACACGCCGGTGGTGCTGTTCACCTACCTGAACCCCGTGCTGAACCACGGGGTCGACCGCTTTCTGGCCGACGCGGCGGCGGCGGGTGCGCAGGGGGTGCTGCTGACGGACCTGCCCGTGGGCGCCGACGCCGGCATCGAGTCGCGCTTCGCCGCGTCGCCGCTGGACCTGGTGCGCCTCCTGGCGCCGACGACCACCCCGGCGCGTGCCCGGGAGATCGCCGCCGCCGCGCGCGGCTTCCTGTACTACGTGTCGCGCACCGGGGTCACCGGCGCGCGGCAGGAGCTGCAGGCCGGGCTGGCCCGCGAGGTAGAAGAGGTGAGGGCGCTCACGCCGGTGCCCGTGGCCGTCGGCTTCGGCATCAGCACCCCCGAGCAGGCGGCCACCGTGGCGCGCGTGGCCGACGGGGTGGT
It includes:
- the trpA gene encoding tryptophan synthase subunit alpha — encoded protein: MPATSSSDRSLSRAFSAARAEGRAALIPYVTAGHPRKHDTAAILDGLADAGADIIELGVPFSDPLADGPTIQRSSFEAIEQGVGLPWVVETLAAFRARRDTPVVLFTYLNPVLNHGVDRFLADAAAAGAQGVLLTDLPVGADAGIESRFAASPLDLVRLLAPTTTPARAREIAAAARGFLYYVSRTGVTGARQELQAGLAREVEEVRALTPVPVAVGFGISTPEQAATVARVADGVVVGSALVETLRTGGVDEGVAFVRALRKAVEGARAA
- a CDS encoding HD-GYP domain-containing protein, coding for MTEQTLSAAPRAFPGGGASPDERGLQRRGRDLLFAIAAALRSLQLYPLENQAVVNSLGELESITLELLGVEEHITLRFVGDFFFVNDLRLRIDLHSYATYGAVGRALAGHGIGEVEVAAGVTAPEWTAFLAVVNTAPGGDDPFGAFLERLERTSVVHLSVAPDRESEPDPRDDEARRMAKRAYAQTVAVAREVMTGLRMGRGVSLRPVKRAVQSIVDQVLSNEASIMGLTSLRDYDEYTFTHSVNVCIFSVALGKKLGFHKSQLYELGLGALLHDVGKVRMPVDLINKAGPLTEAEFGVLKEHPAEGLLQLFDMRGLAELPLRAMLMAYEHHMKVDQTGYPRSIRPRNPTVFSRIVAIADGFDAATTKRSYQAQPWPPEKVLQEMRDNPERGFDPLLVKAFISMTGIYPVGSAVILDSFELALVTARNPRPEALHQPIVQVVFDGFGVRVDPPLTYDLSELDPATGKPLRTIIKTTDPERYGIHAGDFFV
- a CDS encoding HEAT repeat domain-containing protein — translated: MTDTLLHPAPYAAAPHGDGDAAVRADVQEVVRGFAKALRTHLLYEGQSPSLDRFVESLRERMGGLWNRLPFLRVQIEEREILWEGAAAYTGEERDNLAFLLYRDGIRELSFQPGFEGDDLDRFVSLLARAHRLRADEEDLLTLLWDHDWECLRYRYVEPAAEGVKTPEASGQTASRAPRSPREDPEPSRSVSTEDFQEALYFLDEGEMRRLEAELHREMGRDLWIDVLNALFDRLDDGTPERQKQVIGICGDILPTLLGAARLGTAAYMLAELVKTATAGRFGPAVLRAMRGLFSQLAQAETVGELARIVEQEGEALDREQLSALLAFFPPEALGPLLKAGECSATLGSRAALLAAAERLASVTPAALRPLAADPDPDVAAGAARLIGRLKVVEGGPDLAGLLAHAHARVRLAAVEALQELRSPTGSGALETVLEDADRDVRVAAARALAALRWAPARARLEQVLDSRRLRESELTERIAFFEAYGALAGAESVALLDRVLNGKSWLGRRETGEMRACAALGLGRVRHPASEKALAAAAADADPVVRSAVGRALRAIKQP